In the Natronoglycomyces albus genome, CCCGCCGCCGAATGACAGGAACGCCAGGGTCATACCGACGAGACCGATGGCCATGACGGTGCCCGGGTCGAAACGCTTGATGAGGAAATTGAACAACGGGTATTGCAAGATCAGAAGGGTCAAACCTGTGATCCAGAAAGGTGCCGACGGCGCCAACTGTGGCACGTATTCCTGCATGTGCAGTGGAATACCGACGACGAAACTCATCGATAGGAACCAAAATACAGAGGAGAGCATAAAGTAACGGGTGGCACCTCGCACCTCGATTCCTTTAAGGACGGCGAGATTGAACAAGGGTATCTTCGTGGTCGAGCGTGGAGCCTTCGCCACCTCCCCGGTTCCTGCCTCGAAGCCGTGCTTGGGAATGAACATGGTCGCTGACAGGCAGAATCCGACAAAAATCGCGAAAACCACGGTGAAGAGAATACGTAGGTCCACCCCGACGAAGTAGCCACCGGCCAGCGCGCCACCGAACAGCCCGACCTGCGTCGACATTTGGAAGGTGGAGAAGGCCTTGGGCCGTTCCTCCTCAGGGTATGAAATAAGGACGTTCTTCAATCCGGGGAAAACGGTTCCGGAGCCGAAGCCGATGAAGAAGGCAAGCGTGCTGTACATAAAGATTCCGCCGGAGAAACCCATGAGGCCCAGAGCGATGGCTTCCATTCCCGCGCCGAAAAACACCACTGAGCGGGTGCTCATACGGCTACAGAAACCCTCATAGAAGAACGTGGCGAGAAGCCGGCCGACGTAGGTCATGAACATGACGAACCCGGCCCAGAATCCGGAATTAGTGCTACCTAGAGTAGCGATGAGGATCGGGAACCAGATGAAGTTACCGACGTGGGCTAGGGCTATGCCCGCGTTCACGCCGATGAGTGTCTTTCTGCGTTGTGGGCTCACAGCACAACCTTGCCTTTCGTGTTGCCAGCGCTCAGTTGGGCGCTGGCTGCGGCGGGAGCTTCTCGGTCGCTGAGGGTGCTGCCGGCGAAATTGGCTGGCAGTCGGTTTGTCAGCAAGGGGCGGGTCGGGGAAACGTGATGGTGGGGTTCGATGTTGCCGGGCCACCGTTCACTTGTGCTTCCGTTTGGTTGGGAGGCTCTCTTGTCGGGGCCGTCTTGCCCGACGTTGGTGTGACCGCCTCGCGTATCGGAGTCCGACACGGGGGCGGTTACAGTGCGATGGGTACTGGCCCATCGTTCGGGTCCAGCCTCCAAGCCCGGGGGCGGGTTCGCCCCCGGCTGGGAGTTCGTCACTTGGCTACCTCCACCGACAACCGCATGTCGATGTGGTCGAGGGCCGCTTCGCAACGTTTGTTGGCGTTGTCACGGTCGGTCCCAGTGAAGATGACATGTCCAAGCCAGTCGAAGTTGCTCTTGGAGAGTCGAGAAATGGCGGTGCCGGGTTTCTTGTAGGCAAGCGCGGAATGGTATCCGGGCTGGTTCTCAACTTCGGTGAAGTCGATGGAGCGCAGGACTCCGGCGACGGGCGATCCGAACCAGTGTCCGCCTGCGGTGACTTCGCCGGGGAAGGGTAGTTCGGGTTTTTCTCCGAGGGCTTGGCGGATGACTTCCAGGTAGGGGTCCACGCCGGAAGAAATCTTCATGAGTTCGGGGCAGAAGCCGCCGATAAGGCGCCCATTGACCTCGCATAGGACTGGACCGTTCTCACTGAGCAGGAACTCGGTGTGAATGAAGCCAAAGTCAACGCCCAGCTGTTCGAGGACCGAAGTGGTGGCGGCGAATAGTTGTTCTTGTAGGGGGTGTCCTCGGAAATAGGTGGCACCCATTTCGATGAAATGGGGGAAGCCACTCAGAGGCCGGTCGGTGAGCCCGAGGTTGACGACCTCGCCACCTTGCAGCACACAGGATTCGACTGAGATGAGTTCACCTTCGACGAATTCTTCGACGAGGATGTCGGGGATGCGGACAACACCACGCCCATAATCGGCCACATGGCTCAAGTCGTCCAGGTACCTCTTCAGGTCCTCTTCGGAGCGAATGTGGACCACGTGGAGTCCGGCCGTACCGTCGGAGGGTTTGAGCACGCAGGGGAGCCCAATCTCGCGTACGGCCGCTTCCACCTCACTCGGATCGGTGACGTGGACGAATCGAGGCTGGAGCACGCTGCCACCGTCCAAAGCCAGGCGAGTGCGGTGTTTGTGCCGGGAGTTGAGCGCTCCGTCAACACTCATGCCCGGTAGTCCCAGGGCGTCGGCCACGGTTGCAGTGTGGACCGTGTGGTATTCGCTGTAGGTGGTGACCCCGTCGATAGGATTGTTGGCGTGAATTCCTTTGGCCAGATCCAGCAGCGTGTCGATGGCGAAGGCATCGTCGCTCTTGACCACTGTGCAGTTGGGGTGATCGTAGTTGCCCTTGGTCAAGGGGGACACCGCAAGGTAGAAGTCAGGGTCAACCGATACCAGTGTCACGTCGTGCCCTAGTTCAAGGGCGTTGGCGATCCCGGCCATGCCGTTGGGGTTGCATTCGATCATGAGGATGTGCATGTGTGTCTCCTAATTTCGTTGCTTATCGGTAGGTTTCCGCTTTGGTGTCTATGGCGGCCAGAACTGCTTCCAGGGTGAGACCGACTTGGGCGAGAGTCTCAGCGTGGTCGCCCCCCTCGACGGGCCAGCGTTCGTCGGCCCCCACTCCCCTCACGTGAGCTTCGGGGAGCAAGTAGGCCAATGCTTCGGCGATACCGCCAGTGCGACGGTGTTCCTCGACCACGACGATGCGACCGTGGCCGCTTTCTCTCAGCTCGGCTGCGGCAGTCCGCAAATTTTCCTGGTCCAGGTAGCACAGTTGGGCATGGGAGAGTCCGTCTCGCACCGCTCCGGCTTCCAGGCACAAACGGGTGCCTTCCTCCCCTACTGACACCAAACAGACGTCACTGCCTGTCTCATTTCCCCAGGTGAGGACTGGTGGTGGTGATCCAGTGAAGGGCAGTGAAGTGTAGGTGGCGTTGCGACCGGTGCGAATATAGTGCGGTCGTTGTGACTGGGCGGCGGATTCCACCACTGCCCGCATCTGCGATTCACCGTAGGGGGCGGCTATAACGACCCCGGGCACAGCGCGCATGATGGCCAGGTCTTCCAGACAGTGATGGGTGGTCCCAAACCAAGCCCCCGAGACTCCGGCATAGGGAGCGACGACGGTGACGCCCGCATGTAGGTATCCGAGAGTGAGTTTGAGGCTTTCGGCCGCGCGCAATGCTGCGAACGGCGCGAATGTGCTGGCAAAGGGCTTGTATCCGGCCTCGGCCAAGCCAGCGGCCATGTCGATCATGGCGCCTTCGGCGATTCCAAGGTTGAAGAAGCGGTCGGGGTGAGCTTCGGCGAAGGGATGCTTCTTGCCGCCTAGGTCCGCCTCCAAGCACAGGATCGAGGAGTCCTGTTGAGCCAGTTCGGTGAGAGTGCGGCGATAGGAGTCGCGTCCTGACAACGTCATCGAACCACCCGCTTCCATTTCGCCGCGCGAGCCGCGTCGATGCTCACGTAGTGTGATCCAGCCTTGCCTTCCACGGGTTTAAGTCCCTTTCCCTTCACAGTGCGCGCCAGGATCGCCAATGGTTGGGAAGTCGAGGTTTGCAAAGCGTGGATGAGCGATTCGTGATCGTGACCGTCGGTCTCGACTGTGGTGAATCCGAAGGCTGTGAAGCGTTCGGTCAGGTTCTCCAACGGCGAGATGTCGGCAACGAGCCCGTCGTTTTGGCCACCGTTGACGTCGACGACGATGGTGAAGTTCGCCAGCCGTTGGGCTGCGGCGACCTGGATGGTCTCCCACACCAAGCCCTCCTGCAGCTCGCCGTCTCCGGCGATAGCGATACCTCGCCCAGAGGTTCCAGCGAGGCGTTGGGCCAGCGCCCACCCTGCGGCGTAGGGAACACCGTGGCCGAGACTGCCGGTCGGAAATGTCACGCCGGGAACTTTGGGGCCTGGGTGCCCAGTGAAGGGATGTCCCACCTGACCGTAATGCTCGGCTGGATTGGCCTTCAGCTGGCCAGTAACGTGAAGGGCCGCGTACAGTCCGGCGGCGGCGTGCCCCTTGCTGAGCACAACCCGTGAGTCGGAGTCGTTTGAGGTGGTGTAGAAGGCGCTGATGAGAATGTCGAGGACGGACAAGCTTCCGCCTAGGTGGCATCCGCGTTCGGAGGCTGCCATGTCGATGATGAGTTTGCGAGCTTCGAGAGCCTGGTCTGCCAGGATTTTTAGCTCACCTTCATCGACGTTGGCCTCGAGGTGTTCCTCCACATTGGCATCGGTTGTGGTTCGGTCAAGTAGCGTCATGAGTTGTCGCCTCTCGTCAGGGTGAACCAATTGGCAACGGCGGTACTGAGAACGGAATTTGCCGTACGGAATTCGTCGGCGCCGATGCGTTCTTCGTTGGTGTGATCAAGCGTGGCGTCTCCCGGCCCATAAGCCAGCATTGGTACGTCTGCCCAAGTCGTAGCCAGAGTGTTCATATCCGCGGTTCCTTTTTTGACGACATATCGAGGGCGAATATCGTTGGCACGGAATGCTTTTGTGAACGCTTTGGCTAGTGGCCCGGAACGTCCATTGGAGAACCCGGGGGTGGCTCGTAGGATGGCGACGCTGGTCCCCGGAATGTGAGGAATCGCCTTTGTCACCACGTCCACGTCGACACCCGGTGGCAGTCGAAAGTTGAGTATGCCCGTCGCTTCGTCACCGTTACTGGACTTGATAGTCCAATGGTCGATGACGGCGTGTAGGGCCTCGGGGGCTTCCGCGAGCACGGCCGAGCGAATGTGACTCAGCGAGGTCGCCAGCGCGTCGGGCGCCGAGACCGCGTCCTTACCGGCCGAATGCCCACTCGCCACTGTGGCGGTGACCCGCAGTTTGAACAGTCCGAAGTAGCCCAACGTGAGCTTCTCGCTGCCACTGGGTTCGCCAATGACCACTGCATCAGCACGATAGTGGTCGCGCACATAGAAGGCACCTTTCGAGGAAGAAATCTCTTCCTCGACGGCCCCCACCACCCGCAGCTGGGCGTCGGCGGGAACCTCAACGTCACGCAGCACATGCATAAAGTTGACGAGGCTGCCTTTAGCGTCCACCGTGCCGCGCCCGAAGAGATGCAGGTCCTTCTCCCACACGGTCGGCCAGTGAAAGGGAACGGTGTCCATGTGTCCCATCAGAAGCAGGCTGCGCGGCCCGTTCCCCTTGGTGGCCACCAAATTTCCAGCCGGATCGATCTGGGCGTCTATTCCAGCTTCGGTGCACCACTGGCGCAGATAAAGCGCCAGTTCCCGCTCGTCACCGGAAACCGACGGGATCGCGGCGGCTCTGGTGAGCAGTTGTAGGTCGTCAGCGGGTTCGCGGGCGGGCCAAAACCTAGTCCATCCGCTTTCCTGACTGAGCGTGTCTGGGCCGGTGATGGCCACATCTGCGCTGCCAGAGAGCGCCATCTCGGCGGCGCGCACCTTCTGTTTCATCCGCCCACCCGCAAATTCAGCTCCCTCCCCGGCGTACAGGTGAGGCAACGTCGACTGGGGGTCGTTGGGGTCGGCCAATAGACCAGCGGTGCCAGTGACGAGGCGTAGATGGTCAGCCTTAGTTGCCACCGCCAACGCTGCGGCGATGACATCTGCGTCGGCGTTCAGGGGCGAACCACTTGCGGTGTCCGCGATCGGAGCGGATAGACATACCACGTCGAATGCGCCCAGGAGGGCACGGAGCCGATCGAGGTCGACGTGGGCGGGCACGCCGACTCGGTGGTCGCGTTCCAGCCTTGGTCT is a window encoding:
- a CDS encoding M20/M25/M40 family metallo-hydrolase, whose protein sequence is MKPLYVVKVGSSTLAKGTIFAEIGQLVEKGASVLMVAGGAAGIDAHYAAIGREQPTLTLKSGDTVRHCTSTEIDHIVSAYRLVTLPQVEAGFSQLGLSAYTSIAAQGNLVSGKANKPLRTIGTNGRPRLERDHRVGVPAHVDLDRLRALLGAFDVVCLSAPIADTASGSPLNADADVIAAALAVATKADHLRLVTGTAGLLADPNDPQSTLPHLYAGEGAEFAGGRMKQKVRAAEMALSGSADVAITGPDTLSQESGWTRFWPAREPADDLQLLTRAAAIPSVSGDERELALYLRQWCTEAGIDAQIDPAGNLVATKGNGPRSLLLMGHMDTVPFHWPTVWEKDLHLFGRGTVDAKGSLVNFMHVLRDVEVPADAQLRVVGAVEEEISSSKGAFYVRDHYRADAVVIGEPSGSEKLTLGYFGLFKLRVTATVASGHSAGKDAVSAPDALATSLSHIRSAVLAEAPEALHAVIDHWTIKSSNGDEATGILNFRLPPGVDVDVVTKAIPHIPGTSVAILRATPGFSNGRSGPLAKAFTKAFRANDIRPRYVVKKGTADMNTLATTWADVPMLAYGPGDATLDHTNEERIGADEFRTANSVLSTAVANWFTLTRGDNS
- a CDS encoding ATP-grasp domain-containing protein, producing the protein MHILMIECNPNGMAGIANALELGHDVTLVSVDPDFYLAVSPLTKGNYDHPNCTVVKSDDAFAIDTLLDLAKGIHANNPIDGVTTYSEYHTVHTATVADALGLPGMSVDGALNSRHKHRTRLALDGGSVLQPRFVHVTDPSEVEAAVREIGLPCVLKPSDGTAGLHVVHIRSEEDLKRYLDDLSHVADYGRGVVRIPDILVEEFVEGELISVESCVLQGGEVVNLGLTDRPLSGFPHFIEMGATYFRGHPLQEQLFAATTSVLEQLGVDFGFIHTEFLLSENGPVLCEVNGRLIGGFCPELMKISSGVDPYLEVIRQALGEKPELPFPGEVTAGGHWFGSPVAGVLRSIDFTEVENQPGYHSALAYKKPGTAISRLSKSNFDWLGHVIFTGTDRDNANKRCEAALDHIDMRLSVEVAK
- a CDS encoding 1-deoxy-D-xylulose-5-phosphate synthase N-terminal domain-containing protein; its protein translation is MTLLDRTTTDANVEEHLEANVDEGELKILADQALEARKLIIDMAASERGCHLGGSLSVLDILISAFYTTSNDSDSRVVLSKGHAAAGLYAALHVTGQLKANPAEHYGQVGHPFTGHPGPKVPGVTFPTGSLGHGVPYAAGWALAQRLAGTSGRGIAIAGDGELQEGLVWETIQVAAAQRLANFTIVVDVNGGQNDGLVADISPLENLTERFTAFGFTTVETDGHDHESLIHALQTSTSQPLAILARTVKGKGLKPVEGKAGSHYVSIDAARAAKWKRVVR
- a CDS encoding transketolase family protein, with translation MTLSGRDSYRRTLTELAQQDSSILCLEADLGGKKHPFAEAHPDRFFNLGIAEGAMIDMAAGLAEAGYKPFASTFAPFAALRAAESLKLTLGYLHAGVTVVAPYAGVSGAWFGTTHHCLEDLAIMRAVPGVVIAAPYGESQMRAVVESAAQSQRPHYIRTGRNATYTSLPFTGSPPPVLTWGNETGSDVCLVSVGEEGTRLCLEAGAVRDGLSHAQLCYLDQENLRTAAAELRESGHGRIVVVEEHRRTGGIAEALAYLLPEAHVRGVGADERWPVEGGDHAETLAQVGLTLEAVLAAIDTKAETYR
- a CDS encoding MFS transporter, whose protein sequence is MSPQRRKTLIGVNAGIALAHVGNFIWFPILIATLGSTNSGFWAGFVMFMTYVGRLLATFFYEGFCSRMSTRSVVFFGAGMEAIALGLMGFSGGIFMYSTLAFFIGFGSGTVFPGLKNVLISYPEEERPKAFSTFQMSTQVGLFGGALAGGYFVGVDLRILFTVVFAIFVGFCLSATMFIPKHGFEAGTGEVAKAPRSTTKIPLFNLAVLKGIEVRGATRYFMLSSVFWFLSMSFVVGIPLHMQEYVPQLAPSAPFWITGLTLLILQYPLFNFLIKRFDPGTVMAIGLVGMTLAFLSFGGGQTLVWVALGCFVVIFGEILFAPSFDMWVSRKVSEDRLAKAMGAMHFFRSVGNMTGAISAGLFFDLAFNTGVSGLNWYIVAVVAAGCAIICLISRERSPDVAAFEAHMDKEDAMPKKSVPAR